The Leucobacter rhizosphaerae genome includes a region encoding these proteins:
- a CDS encoding SDR family oxidoreductase produces the protein MEQHATATSPAVITGGARGLGYSLASALAATGTSVALLDVLPEVSDSATRLADEHGVSAVGLRVDVTDQAAVAAAFAEAADQLGTPRTLITAAGITAWNDSVDVSAEEWRRVMSVNLDGTFFASQAFARSLLRDGLTGSAVLVASMSGSIVNVPQFQASYNASKAAVAHLAKSLAVEWAPSGIRVNSISPGYFLSDMTRQFTEANPELARDWIARIPAGRMGEPADLHGLVLFLASAASTYITGQDLIIDGGYTAI, from the coding sequence ATGGAGCAGCACGCAACCGCGACCAGTCCGGCCGTGATCACGGGGGGTGCACGCGGTCTCGGCTACTCGCTCGCCAGTGCGCTCGCCGCGACAGGAACATCGGTCGCCCTCCTGGACGTGCTGCCGGAGGTCTCGGACTCGGCGACGAGGCTGGCCGACGAGCACGGAGTCTCCGCCGTCGGCCTCCGCGTCGACGTCACGGATCAGGCCGCGGTAGCCGCAGCCTTCGCGGAGGCCGCGGATCAGCTCGGCACTCCGCGCACCCTCATCACCGCGGCCGGCATCACCGCGTGGAATGATTCGGTCGACGTTTCAGCAGAGGAGTGGCGTCGCGTCATGTCGGTGAATCTCGATGGGACGTTCTTCGCCAGCCAAGCGTTCGCTCGCAGCCTCCTGCGCGATGGCCTCACCGGCAGCGCGGTGCTCGTGGCGTCGATGTCCGGATCGATCGTCAACGTCCCGCAGTTCCAGGCCTCCTATAACGCGTCAAAGGCCGCAGTGGCGCACCTTGCCAAGTCGCTCGCCGTCGAGTGGGCCCCCTCAGGGATCCGCGTCAACTCCATCTCCCCGGGGTACTTCCTCTCGGATATGACCCGACAGTTCACCGAGGCGAATCCTGAGCTCGCCCGGGACTGGATCGCACGGATCCCGGCCGGACGCATGGGCGAACCGGCCGATCTGCACGGCCTGGTGCTCTTCCTGGCCTCTGCGGCTTCGACCTACATCACGGGTCAGGACCTCATCATCGACGGCGGGTACACCGCCATCTAG
- a CDS encoding DeoR/GlpR family DNA-binding transcription regulator: MIRTAPERRERILGLLEGQEQVPVGALAEALGVSAVTIRKDLDHLVDSALVERLRGGARLRSSEEGPWAVRLGHRVAAKRAIARRAAELIGPNAVISLDSSSTGYYLALELVDRADITVVTNSLRVATQLAERSELSVVLLGGSVRRTAYSTVGFPPELLRGYGRIDTAFFGAAALSIEHGLLERSFSEAETKRAIAATAHRVVGLFDSSKSEGFGQHSVVPASAVAHLVTDDGFSESTAEAWRAHGVAVDRVHVPAGSTAP, translated from the coding sequence ATGATCCGAACTGCACCAGAGCGACGCGAGCGCATCCTGGGGTTGCTCGAGGGCCAGGAACAGGTGCCCGTGGGGGCCCTCGCCGAGGCCCTCGGGGTCTCCGCCGTCACCATCCGCAAGGACCTCGACCACCTGGTGGACAGCGCACTGGTGGAACGCCTGCGCGGTGGCGCGCGCCTGCGCTCGTCCGAGGAGGGGCCGTGGGCGGTCCGACTCGGGCACCGCGTTGCCGCGAAGCGCGCGATCGCGCGGCGAGCTGCGGAGCTCATCGGCCCGAACGCCGTCATCTCACTCGATTCATCATCGACGGGCTACTACCTCGCGCTCGAACTCGTCGACCGGGCCGACATTACGGTCGTGACGAACTCCCTGCGCGTGGCGACCCAGCTCGCAGAACGCAGCGAGCTCTCCGTGGTCCTACTCGGGGGCAGCGTGCGGCGAACGGCGTACTCGACGGTGGGGTTCCCACCCGAGCTGCTTCGCGGCTACGGCAGGATCGACACCGCATTCTTCGGAGCCGCCGCGCTGTCGATTGAGCACGGTCTCCTCGAGCGCTCGTTCTCGGAGGCCGAGACGAAACGCGCGATCGCCGCGACGGCGCACCGGGTGGTGGGGCTCTTCGACTCGTCGAAGTCCGAGGGTTTCGGGCAGCACAGCGTCGTACCCGCGTCGGCGGTCGCGCATCTCGTGACCGACGACGGGTTCTCCGAGTCGACCGCTGAGGCGTGGCGCGCCCACGGTGTGGCCGTGGACCGCGTTCACGTGCCGGCGGGGTCGACGGCCCCGTAG